From Salinirubellus salinus, the proteins below share one genomic window:
- a CDS encoding lamin tail domain-containing protein has protein sequence MDRRLLAVVLATLAVLAGCTTALPEATPGEPDGGDGGGATVAPGADLTPTGGGSVTVTVTRVVDGDTMKVTFENGTEDTVRLLGVDTPEVHSENSPDEFEGVPETDEGSECLRRYGERASSFAKETLEGETVTLQFDPDSDRRGYYGRLLGYLVVDGQNFNYRLVAEGHARVYDSSFSLRDGFDDAEASARAAGTGLWSCAEGGTGPTATASATPDGGSVDGRLAVVAINADAEGNDNENLNDEYVTLENRGTESLDLSGWTVTDEAGKTYTFGDVTLGAGERVTLHSGSGEDTATDVYWGQSSAVWNNGGDTVTVRDADGEVVAERSY, from the coding sequence ATGGACAGACGACTGCTGGCGGTCGTCCTCGCGACGCTCGCGGTGCTGGCCGGGTGTACCACCGCCCTCCCGGAAGCCACGCCGGGCGAGCCGGACGGCGGTGACGGGGGCGGAGCCACCGTCGCCCCCGGTGCCGACCTCACCCCCACGGGCGGTGGGAGCGTCACGGTGACCGTCACCCGCGTGGTCGACGGCGACACGATGAAGGTCACCTTCGAGAACGGCACGGAGGACACGGTCCGCCTGCTCGGCGTCGACACCCCGGAGGTCCACTCCGAGAACTCGCCCGACGAGTTCGAGGGCGTCCCCGAGACCGACGAGGGGAGCGAGTGTCTCCGGCGCTACGGCGAGCGTGCCTCCTCGTTCGCCAAGGAGACGCTGGAAGGCGAGACGGTGACCCTCCAGTTCGACCCGGACTCCGACCGGCGGGGCTACTACGGCCGGCTGCTCGGCTACCTCGTCGTCGACGGCCAGAACTTCAACTACCGCCTCGTCGCCGAGGGCCACGCCCGCGTCTACGACTCCTCGTTCTCGCTGCGGGACGGGTTCGACGACGCCGAGGCGAGCGCCCGGGCCGCCGGGACGGGCCTCTGGTCGTGTGCCGAGGGCGGCACCGGTCCCACCGCCACGGCCAGCGCGACACCCGACGGCGGGAGCGTCGACGGCCGACTGGCCGTCGTGGCCATCAACGCCGACGCCGAGGGGAACGACAACGAGAACCTGAACGACGAGTACGTCACGCTCGAGAACCGCGGGACAGAGTCGCTCGACCTCTCGGGGTGGACGGTGACCGACGAGGCGGGCAAGACCTACACGTTCGGGGACGTCACGCTCGGCGCGGGCGAACGGGTCACGCTCCACTCCGGGAGCGGCGAGGACACCGCCACGGACGTCTACTGGGGCCAGTCGAGCGCCGTCTGGAACAACGGCGGCGACACGGTGACGGTCCGGGACGCCGACGGCGAGGTGGTCGCCGAGCGGTCGTACTGA
- a CDS encoding DNA polymerase sliding clamp, which yields MFKAIVSADTLGAALDSVSVLVDECKINLNDDGLAIRAVDPANVGMVDLTLDESAFESYETDGGVIGVNLARLEEFVGMADAGQLVQLELDEETRKLHIQIEGLEGTLALIDPESIRKEPDIPDLDLPATIVVEGKDIDRAVKAADMVSDHIALGVDETEETFYVEAEGDTDDVHLTLGRDELIDLVAGEARSLFSLDYLKDMNKAIPKDAEVEIELGQEFPVKMHFDIAEAQGQVTYMLAPRIQSD from the coding sequence ATGTTCAAGGCCATCGTGAGCGCCGACACGCTCGGGGCTGCCCTCGACTCCGTGAGCGTGCTGGTCGACGAGTGCAAGATCAACCTCAACGACGACGGCCTCGCCATCCGGGCCGTCGACCCGGCCAACGTCGGGATGGTCGACCTCACGCTCGACGAGTCCGCCTTCGAGTCCTACGAGACGGACGGGGGCGTCATCGGCGTCAACCTCGCCCGCCTCGAGGAGTTCGTCGGGATGGCCGACGCCGGCCAGCTCGTCCAGCTCGAGCTCGACGAGGAGACCCGCAAGCTCCACATCCAGATCGAGGGGCTGGAGGGTACCCTCGCGCTCATCGACCCCGAGTCCATCCGCAAGGAGCCGGACATCCCGGACCTCGACCTCCCGGCGACCATCGTCGTCGAGGGCAAGGACATCGACCGCGCGGTCAAGGCCGCCGACATGGTCTCCGACCACATCGCGCTCGGCGTCGACGAGACCGAGGAGACGTTCTACGTCGAGGCCGAGGGTGACACCGACGACGTCCACCTGACGCTCGGCCGTGACGAACTCATCGACCTCGTGGCCGGCGAGGCACGCTCGCTGTTCTCGCTCGACTACCTGAAGGACATGAACAAGGCCATCCCGAAGGACGCCGAGGTCGAGATCGAACTCGGGCAGGAGTTCCCGGTGAAGATGCACTTCGACATCGCCGAGGCGCAGGGGCAGGTCACGTACATGCTCGCGCCGCGCATCCAGAGCGACTGA
- a CDS encoding alpha/beta fold hydrolase yields the protein MTRSPRQTGLDEERRTVDLPQGTLEYHDVGEGDPLLFVHGAFVNGDLWRNVAGPLSATHRCLVPTLPLGGHRLAMDAHADLTPSGLADLLAAFLDALDVDRVTLVGNDTGGALCQVFLTRHPERVARLVLVNCDAYDNFPPLAAKPFTLGARVPGVVGLFARSLRSATVRRLAFRLLTKHPVEDRVLADYVDALTRDPGVRRDLRTALLGVDPRYTNEAAASFPDFDRPVLVVWGTDDPIFPLADAERLVAAFPDARLERVPDAYALVPEDQPERLVELLDEFLGARVPAET from the coding sequence ATGACACGGTCGCCACGACAGACGGGACTGGACGAGGAACGACGGACGGTCGACCTCCCGCAGGGCACGCTCGAGTACCACGACGTCGGCGAGGGCGACCCGCTCCTGTTCGTCCACGGCGCGTTCGTGAACGGCGACCTGTGGCGGAACGTGGCCGGCCCGCTCTCGGCGACGCACCGCTGTCTCGTCCCGACGCTCCCGCTCGGCGGCCACCGACTGGCGATGGACGCGCACGCCGACCTCACACCCTCGGGGCTGGCGGACCTGCTCGCGGCGTTCCTCGACGCCCTCGACGTCGACCGGGTGACGCTCGTCGGCAACGACACCGGCGGCGCGCTCTGTCAGGTGTTCCTCACCCGGCACCCCGAACGGGTCGCCCGACTGGTGCTGGTGAACTGCGACGCCTACGACAACTTCCCGCCGCTGGCGGCCAAGCCGTTCACGCTCGGCGCACGGGTGCCGGGCGTCGTCGGCCTGTTCGCCCGGTCACTCCGGTCGGCGACGGTTCGGCGACTCGCCTTCCGCCTGCTGACGAAACACCCCGTCGAGGACCGCGTCCTCGCGGACTACGTCGACGCGCTCACCCGTGACCCGGGGGTGCGACGCGACCTCCGGACGGCGCTGCTCGGCGTCGACCCGCGGTACACCAACGAGGCGGCCGCGTCGTTCCCCGACTTCGACCGGCCCGTCCTCGTCGTCTGGGGGACCGACGACCCGATATTCCCGCTCGCGGACGCCGAGCGACTGGTCGCCGCGTTCCCCGACGCCCGACTCGAGCGGGTCCCGGACGCCTACGCGCTGGTCCCGGAGGACCAGCCCGAGCGCCTCGTGGAACTGCTCGACGAGTTCCTCGGCGCGCGGGTGCCGGCCGAGACCTGA
- a CDS encoding helix-turn-helix transcriptional regulator, translating into MDGADLTELLRLRHDVLRALVDQPRPRHELVDALPDSKSTVYKGLTQLEEAGLVDRTDGRFAPTLFGVVALARYEALVETAAYGDLLADLPGDAVDPAALVGASVVRPDDSDAERHLEAVWDLLAGADRVSGVAPVVSPGYVDRFRAILDAGLDADLVLPTAVVETLRRDHAAALAAVTERATLYETADPVPFGVLVTDGSPGQMAIELRDGPLITGLVTNETPAAAAWARATVDRYREGATRVTPDGS; encoded by the coding sequence ATGGACGGGGCGGACCTCACGGAGTTGCTCCGGCTGCGACACGACGTCCTCCGGGCGCTCGTCGACCAGCCACGGCCGCGACACGAACTCGTGGACGCGCTCCCCGACTCGAAGTCGACGGTCTACAAGGGCCTCACACAGCTCGAGGAGGCCGGACTCGTCGATCGGACCGACGGGAGGTTCGCCCCGACGCTGTTCGGCGTGGTGGCGCTCGCGCGCTACGAGGCGCTGGTGGAGACGGCGGCCTACGGCGACCTGCTCGCCGACCTGCCGGGCGACGCGGTCGACCCGGCGGCGCTCGTGGGCGCGAGCGTCGTCCGGCCCGACGACTCCGACGCCGAGCGACACCTCGAGGCCGTCTGGGACCTGCTCGCGGGAGCCGACCGGGTCAGCGGTGTCGCACCGGTCGTCTCGCCGGGCTACGTCGACCGGTTCCGGGCGATACTGGACGCCGGGCTGGACGCCGACCTCGTGTTGCCGACGGCCGTCGTCGAGACGCTCCGTCGGGACCACGCGGCGGCGCTGGCGGCCGTCACCGAGCGCGCGACCCTCTACGAGACGGCCGACCCGGTCCCGTTCGGCGTCCTCGTCACCGACGGCTCGCCGGGACAGATGGCCATCGAACTCCGCGACGGACCGCTCATCACCGGACTCGTGACGAACGAGACGCCGGCCGCGGCGGCGTGGGCGCGGGCGACGGTCGACCGGTACCGCGAGGGCGCCACCCGGGTCACCCCCGACGGGTCGTGA
- a CDS encoding protein sorting system archaetidylserine decarboxylase, whose product MSGFRVAPGTLRLALVCGLVPVLLAPLFPPAVLLVPVAFGVAVWFNRDPSRTPTATDGYLSPADGRVSVVREEEHAGETRVRVAVFMNVTDVHVNRMPAPATVESVTHEPGKHLPAFTKESDRNERVRFDCGAFEVTLIAGAVARRIHPWVDGGAELERGQRFAHISFGSRADVLFPPEVSLADVVVERGEKVRAGESVLVA is encoded by the coding sequence ATGAGCGGGTTCCGAGTCGCCCCCGGCACCCTGCGACTGGCACTCGTCTGTGGGCTCGTCCCGGTCCTCCTCGCGCCCCTATTCCCGCCCGCCGTCCTCCTCGTGCCCGTCGCGTTCGGCGTCGCCGTCTGGTTCAACCGCGACCCCTCGCGCACGCCCACGGCGACGGACGGCTACCTCTCGCCCGCCGACGGTCGCGTGAGCGTGGTCCGTGAGGAGGAACACGCCGGCGAGACGCGGGTGCGCGTGGCCGTCTTCATGAACGTCACCGACGTCCACGTCAACCGGATGCCCGCGCCCGCGACGGTCGAGTCCGTCACCCACGAACCCGGAAAGCACCTCCCGGCGTTCACGAAGGAGTCCGACCGGAACGAGCGGGTCCGCTTCGACTGCGGCGCGTTCGAGGTGACCCTGATCGCCGGCGCGGTGGCACGACGCATCCATCCGTGGGTGGACGGTGGCGCGGAACTGGAACGCGGCCAGCGGTTCGCCCACATCTCGTTCGGGTCGCGGGCGGACGTGCTGTTCCCACCCGAGGTGTCGCTCGCGGACGTCGTGGTCGAGCGCGGAGAGAAGGTGCGGGCCGGCGAGAGCGTGCTGGTGGCGTGA
- a CDS encoding DUF7474 family protein — translation MPRFAYPCPDCRTTSNVHDAACEHDGRRRPEVEGAYVDVLSALSTRPYRESALSDDLEDWSPLHQAVLRRLKGDRRVEEREGLLHLLTVEEYKEKVSRPTSEPLRTIYERGSVPGAHDNSVFALVAFYEMVGLSWQETREQVVEWMYESGTWARGGFEEASPEELVDAKKHVYEQGYGWKEKARAAKAVIDRHG, via the coding sequence GTGCCGCGGTTCGCGTACCCCTGTCCGGACTGTCGGACCACCAGCAACGTCCACGACGCCGCCTGTGAGCACGACGGCCGTCGCCGCCCCGAGGTAGAGGGCGCGTACGTGGACGTGCTGAGTGCGCTCTCCACCCGCCCGTACCGTGAGTCGGCCCTGAGCGACGACCTCGAGGACTGGTCGCCGCTCCACCAGGCCGTCCTCCGGCGTCTGAAGGGCGACCGCCGCGTCGAGGAACGCGAGGGACTCCTCCACCTGCTGACCGTCGAGGAGTACAAGGAGAAGGTCTCGCGCCCGACGAGCGAACCGCTCAGGACCATCTACGAGCGTGGCAGCGTGCCGGGTGCCCACGACAACAGCGTGTTCGCGCTGGTCGCGTTCTACGAGATGGTCGGCCTCTCGTGGCAGGAGACGCGCGAACAGGTCGTCGAGTGGATGTACGAGTCCGGGACGTGGGCCCGCGGCGGGTTCGAGGAGGCCTCGCCCGAGGAACTGGTCGACGCGAAGAAACACGTCTACGAACAGGGCTACGGCTGGAAGGAGAAGGCCCGGGCCGCGAAGGCGGTCATCGACCGCCACGGATGA
- a CDS encoding tubulin/FtsZ family protein, whose amino-acid sequence MKLGVIGYGNAGGKIADRLLQFEEQTHRNLTRAVIAINSAKVDLERLEHIPRENRFLVGQTDERVKGHGVGGDPDLGAEITRQDQYEIDRALDRVPVYDIGGFLIIAGLGGGTGSGGAPELAEHIRETYEEPVYGLGILPAEEEGGRAALNAARSLQAFTQATDNLVLFDNHAWRGSEDSVVGGFDRTNTEIVKRVVTLLSAGEIDGSRISENAMDSGDIRRTMATGGVSTIAYAETALGTEERDAGLLGRFREQNSRATANGADAGTRVSGLIRQAVQSRLTCPAAVDSAERSLIVVSGPPEAFSRKGLEKGRQWLERETDSAEVLAGDDPRDGARTLSAVVLLSNVTDVPRVKQLQQQAIMAQRSIKERETTRADEIQALITDDGNELEPL is encoded by the coding sequence ATGAAACTCGGAGTCATCGGGTACGGGAACGCTGGCGGCAAGATCGCCGACCGACTACTCCAGTTCGAGGAGCAGACCCACCGCAACCTGACCCGCGCGGTCATCGCCATCAACTCGGCGAAGGTCGACCTCGAGCGACTCGAGCACATCCCGCGGGAGAACCGGTTCCTCGTCGGACAGACCGACGAGCGGGTGAAGGGACACGGCGTCGGGGGCGACCCGGACCTCGGTGCGGAGATTACCCGGCAGGACCAGTACGAGATCGACCGGGCGCTGGACCGGGTGCCTGTCTACGACATCGGCGGATTCCTCATCATCGCGGGGCTCGGCGGCGGGACGGGGAGCGGCGGGGCCCCCGAGCTGGCCGAACACATCAGGGAGACCTACGAGGAGCCGGTGTACGGGCTCGGCATCCTGCCGGCCGAGGAGGAGGGTGGCCGCGCCGCGCTCAACGCCGCCCGGTCGCTGCAGGCGTTCACACAGGCGACCGACAACCTCGTGCTGTTCGACAACCACGCGTGGCGGGGAAGCGAGGACTCCGTCGTCGGCGGGTTCGACCGGACGAACACGGAGATCGTCAAGCGGGTGGTGACGCTGCTCTCGGCCGGCGAGATCGACGGCTCGCGCATCTCCGAGAACGCGATGGACTCGGGCGACATCCGCCGGACGATGGCGACGGGCGGGGTCAGCACCATCGCCTACGCCGAGACGGCCCTCGGCACCGAAGAGCGCGACGCGGGGTTGCTCGGCCGGTTCCGCGAGCAGAACTCGCGCGCGACGGCCAACGGGGCCGACGCCGGCACGCGCGTCAGCGGACTCATCCGGCAGGCGGTACAGTCGCGTCTCACCTGTCCGGCGGCCGTCGACTCCGCCGAGCGGTCGCTCATCGTCGTCTCCGGACCGCCGGAGGCGTTCTCCCGGAAGGGGCTGGAGAAGGGCCGCCAGTGGCTCGAGCGGGAGACCGACAGCGCAGAGGTGCTGGCCGGCGACGACCCGCGCGACGGTGCACGCACCCTCTCGGCGGTGGTGTTGCTCTCGAACGTGACCGACGTACCGCGTGTCAAGCAGCTCCAGCAACAGGCCATCATGGCCCAGCGCTCCATCAAGGAGCGCGAGACGACCCGCGCGGACGAGATCCAGGCGCTCATCACGGACGACGGGAACGAGCTCGAGCCGCTCTGA
- a CDS encoding ATP-dependent DNA helicase, giving the protein MTEESGAAAEADTERPPWRDVFGHAEPYEEQAEGIATAVETASENGFLALEGACGTGKTMLALTAGIHLVRDPDSQYERVLVLTSVKQQLRQFEQDLRLVNENLPEDWRPVSGLTLVGKADVCPYNREGAGGIDGENVYDRCESLRERTRGLTEDTSAGSLAQHGRSQQVGLADSGAEDGGASYLESAGGMSPYAPEMPEYGTDTGSVEFCPFYAQYLDDLPEEGNPVEAVPFDHTEAGLITTEDLVRHSVEHGTCPHSVMGALLPSVEVVVGNYYHAFDPTTTESFTGPLLDDSTFLVCDEAHMLEPRVRELVSDGVSDTALRDAEAEIAQVVQPLTMSAEGRATGPVETIRGELQDSGVTVEDCQRVRTFLRDLREYLDDRVTDHLDREHRGWQDSMADLPDVELPLRDPEEPAVDDLTEWASETGYTDSDWALAASVGAVVGHVLNTVDEASEEDDGEKRRTAPAVGRALAAWAEADHTDHFREIRLERTWNDVAPRDSWRRAYNGRFELHCCVPGDRIGERLAEFGGGVLMSATLAPLDVFRSVSGLDHLADAGRPVTERVYEMNFPPENRASFAVKAPKFTYANRGAPDEETPTRVAHARAIRQVASVEGNVLVGMPSYAEAEWAAGVLRGHVDKEVLLDESSSDAATGAMRDEFFEGPGKVLVTSLRGTLTEGVDYRGDRLTAAVVSGVPIVNTASPRTKAVRTAYDRRFGEGFRDALLVPAVRKARQAIGRVIRGPDERGVRVLLDERYASDDWDSVRDLLGPDREEFQPVGPDMLDFALERFDG; this is encoded by the coding sequence GTGACCGAGGAGTCCGGAGCGGCGGCCGAAGCCGACACCGAGCGCCCGCCGTGGCGCGACGTGTTCGGCCACGCCGAACCCTACGAGGAACAGGCCGAGGGTATCGCCACGGCCGTCGAGACGGCGAGCGAGAACGGCTTCCTCGCGCTCGAGGGCGCCTGCGGGACGGGCAAGACGATGCTCGCGCTCACCGCTGGCATCCACCTCGTCCGCGACCCGGACTCCCAGTACGAACGCGTCCTCGTCCTCACGAGCGTCAAACAGCAGTTGCGCCAGTTCGAACAGGACCTTCGACTGGTCAACGAGAACCTCCCCGAGGACTGGCGGCCGGTCTCGGGGCTCACGCTCGTCGGGAAGGCCGACGTCTGCCCGTACAACCGCGAGGGCGCGGGCGGTATCGACGGCGAGAACGTCTACGACCGGTGTGAGAGCCTGCGCGAGCGGACCCGTGGGCTGACCGAGGACACCAGCGCCGGGAGCCTCGCCCAGCACGGCCGCTCACAGCAGGTCGGACTCGCCGACTCGGGGGCCGAGGACGGCGGGGCCTCCTACCTCGAGTCGGCGGGCGGGATGTCGCCGTACGCCCCCGAGATGCCCGAGTACGGCACCGACACGGGCAGCGTGGAGTTCTGCCCGTTCTACGCGCAGTACCTGGACGACCTGCCGGAGGAAGGCAATCCGGTCGAGGCCGTCCCGTTCGACCACACCGAGGCCGGCCTCATCACGACCGAGGACCTCGTCCGTCACTCGGTCGAACACGGGACCTGTCCGCACTCGGTGATGGGGGCGCTCCTCCCGAGCGTGGAGGTCGTCGTCGGGAACTACTACCACGCGTTCGATCCCACGACCACCGAGTCGTTCACCGGCCCCTTGCTGGACGACTCGACGTTCCTCGTCTGCGACGAGGCGCACATGCTCGAGCCCCGCGTGCGCGAACTCGTCAGCGACGGGGTGAGCGACACGGCGCTGCGCGACGCCGAGGCCGAGATCGCGCAGGTCGTCCAGCCGCTCACGATGAGCGCCGAGGGCCGGGCGACCGGACCGGTCGAGACCATCCGCGGCGAACTGCAGGACTCCGGGGTCACGGTCGAGGACTGCCAGCGGGTGCGGACGTTCCTCCGCGACCTGCGCGAGTACCTCGACGACCGGGTGACCGACCACCTCGACCGGGAGCACCGCGGCTGGCAGGACTCGATGGCCGACCTGCCGGACGTGGAGCTACCGCTGCGCGACCCCGAGGAACCGGCCGTGGACGACCTGACCGAGTGGGCGAGCGAGACGGGCTACACCGACTCGGACTGGGCGCTCGCGGCGTCGGTGGGCGCCGTCGTCGGGCACGTCCTGAACACCGTCGACGAGGCCAGCGAGGAGGACGACGGAGAGAAGCGCCGGACGGCCCCCGCCGTGGGGCGGGCGCTGGCGGCGTGGGCCGAGGCCGACCACACCGACCACTTCCGCGAGATTCGACTGGAGCGGACGTGGAACGACGTGGCCCCGCGAGACTCGTGGCGCCGAGCCTACAACGGCCGGTTCGAACTCCACTGCTGCGTCCCCGGCGACCGCATCGGCGAGCGCCTCGCCGAGTTCGGCGGCGGCGTGTTGATGTCAGCGACGCTGGCGCCGCTCGACGTGTTCCGCTCGGTCTCCGGGCTCGACCACCTCGCCGACGCCGGTCGGCCCGTCACCGAGCGGGTGTACGAGATGAACTTCCCGCCGGAGAACCGCGCCTCGTTCGCGGTGAAGGCGCCGAAGTTCACCTACGCCAACCGGGGCGCGCCGGACGAGGAGACGCCCACGCGGGTGGCCCACGCCCGCGCCATCCGGCAGGTCGCCTCGGTCGAGGGGAACGTCCTCGTCGGGATGCCCTCCTACGCCGAGGCCGAGTGGGCGGCCGGCGTCCTCCGCGGGCACGTCGACAAGGAGGTACTGCTCGACGAGTCCTCCTCGGACGCCGCGACGGGCGCGATGCGCGACGAGTTCTTCGAGGGACCGGGGAAGGTGCTCGTCACGTCGCTCCGCGGGACGCTCACCGAAGGGGTCGACTACCGGGGCGACCGCCTCACGGCGGCCGTCGTCTCCGGCGTCCCCATCGTCAACACCGCCTCGCCGCGGACGAAGGCGGTACGGACCGCCTACGACCGCCGGTTCGGGGAGGGCTTCCGCGACGCGTTGCTCGTGCCGGCAGTCCGAAAGGCGCGACAGGCCATCGGCCGCGTCATCCGCGGACCGGACGAGCGCGGCGTCCGGGTCCTGCTGGACGAGCGCTACGCCAGTGACGACTGGGACTCGGTGCGTGACCTGCTCGGGCCGGACCGCGAGGAGTTCCAGCCCGTGGGGCCGGACATGCTCGACTTCGCGCTGGAGCGGTTCGACGGCTAG
- a CDS encoding twin-arginine translocation signal domain-containing protein — MPDRRSFLRAAGLAGAAGLAGCSSLFDDESTPTATPAATPTPTDSPTPTDSPTPTESPTPSETPTPSPTPTPQGCVSRETKGDVEPIPLRVDPAGTGSVSPRLSLRWHARLQPGIGSGFLTYTPGEGEAYAIYRLVYSLPGGASSSVSFRPTEGLAVLVRAGQSAWYTGWTLTGLEAAFGAEELTLDPGESASGVVPFAVPRRARNVTLSLWRNDEDSSVGFDVACDPSLDVR; from the coding sequence ATGCCCGACAGACGGTCGTTCCTGCGCGCGGCGGGCCTCGCCGGAGCGGCGGGCCTGGCCGGGTGTTCCTCGCTCTTCGACGACGAGTCGACGCCGACGGCGACACCGGCGGCGACACCGACGCCGACGGACTCACCCACCCCGACGGACTCACCGACGCCGACCGAATCGCCGACTCCCTCGGAGACGCCGACGCCGAGTCCTACCCCCACGCCACAGGGGTGTGTGAGCCGGGAGACGAAGGGTGACGTCGAACCGATTCCGCTCCGCGTCGACCCGGCCGGTACCGGGAGTGTCAGCCCGCGGCTCTCGCTCCGGTGGCACGCCCGCCTCCAGCCCGGAATTGGCTCGGGGTTTCTCACCTACACCCCGGGCGAGGGCGAGGCCTACGCCATCTATCGGCTGGTCTACTCGCTCCCCGGTGGGGCCTCCTCGAGCGTCAGCTTCCGCCCCACGGAGGGGCTGGCGGTGCTGGTCCGGGCGGGCCAGTCGGCTTGGTACACCGGGTGGACGCTGACGGGACTCGAGGCGGCGTTCGGCGCCGAGGAACTGACGCTCGACCCCGGCGAGTCGGCGAGCGGCGTCGTCCCGTTCGCCGTCCCGCGGCGGGCGCGAAACGTCACGCTCTCGCTCTGGCGGAACGACGAGGATAGCTCGGTCGGGTTCGACGTGGCCTGCGACCCGTCGCTGGACGTTCGCTAG
- a CDS encoding AI-2E family transporter: protein MSRRARQRQYVLAAALVAVAAVAAFVLAEVVGTVFFAVTVAYVLVPVRHRLVDQGVPRQWAAAAVASGAFGLVLAVIAPLGWVLYRRRRELIDLIGSIPQSIVVPLGEFTYTLDTSVVLQFLQSSIRGVAVGVAAAAPVIALELFLFAILLYALLLRPGAAGRAVLGVVPSAYHDVPVALNRRVRETLYGIYVLQAATAAGTFVIAFAVFAALGYSASFTLAVVAGFLQFVPVVGPGLLVGVLAVVDLVGGMPTRAVLVAVLGAVFVSLAPDAIIRPRLASRAAHLPTSLYFIGFTGGLLTVGAIGFIAGPLVVALLVEVVELLSDAGPEQRTLEETGLRRGTPTDDEGGEDDEAGPNEERHEDAGA from the coding sequence GTGTCGAGACGCGCACGGCAGCGACAGTACGTCCTGGCGGCGGCGCTGGTCGCCGTAGCCGCCGTGGCCGCCTTCGTCCTCGCGGAGGTGGTGGGGACGGTGTTCTTCGCCGTCACCGTCGCGTACGTGCTGGTGCCGGTGCGTCACCGACTGGTCGACCAGGGGGTCCCCCGGCAGTGGGCGGCGGCGGCCGTCGCGAGCGGCGCGTTCGGCCTCGTCCTCGCCGTCATCGCCCCGCTTGGCTGGGTCCTCTACCGACGGCGGCGTGAGCTCATCGACCTCATCGGCTCCATCCCCCAGTCCATCGTCGTCCCGCTGGGGGAGTTCACGTACACGCTCGATACGAGCGTCGTCCTCCAGTTCCTCCAGTCGTCGATCCGGGGCGTGGCCGTCGGCGTCGCCGCCGCCGCTCCCGTCATCGCGCTCGAGCTGTTCCTCTTCGCCATCCTGCTGTACGCCCTGTTGCTCCGGCCGGGCGCGGCCGGCAGAGCGGTCCTCGGGGTGGTCCCGAGTGCGTACCACGACGTGCCGGTGGCGCTGAACCGCCGGGTCCGCGAGACGCTCTACGGCATCTACGTCCTGCAGGCGGCCACCGCCGCCGGGACGTTCGTCATCGCGTTCGCGGTGTTCGCGGCGCTCGGGTACAGCGCCTCGTTCACCCTCGCGGTGGTCGCCGGCTTCCTCCAGTTCGTCCCCGTCGTCGGGCCGGGGCTCCTCGTCGGGGTGCTTGCGGTCGTCGACCTCGTCGGCGGGATGCCGACTCGCGCGGTGCTCGTGGCCGTGCTGGGTGCCGTGTTCGTCAGTCTCGCGCCGGACGCCATCATCCGTCCCCGACTCGCCTCGCGGGCCGCCCACCTCCCCACGAGCCTCTACTTCATCGGGTTCACCGGCGGCCTCCTGACCGTCGGGGCCATCGGCTTCATCGCCGGGCCCCTCGTCGTCGCGTTGCTCGTCGAGGTGGTCGAACTGCTCTCGGACGCCGGGCCGGAGCAACGGACGCTGGAGGAGACGGGGCTACGCCGTGGGACGCCCACGGACGACGAGGGCGGCGAGGACGACGAGGCAGGGCCGAACGAGGAGCGCCACGAGGACGCCGGGGCCTGA